Part of the Rhipicephalus sanguineus isolate Rsan-2018 chromosome 5, BIME_Rsan_1.4, whole genome shotgun sequence genome is shown below.
GATAAGCGGCGCGCACTGCAGATAAACGACGCCCTAAAAAAGGAGAACAGCAAGCGCTGGTCTTTCACATAGCGTGACTAGATAAGCAAATTTCTGTTGAAAATTAAACATGGAGCAATATCAGGGCAGCGCAACCTTGGCAGTGATTTCCACGCACGACTGCCTTTACAGTAAATTCGCTCGCGACAACGTTAAGACAACCAAACGGTGATTAGAACACAATACGATAAAATAAAGATAAATGGGAGCGTAATGGGTTTGCATTTGCGGGTTGTCTAAGATGATTGCGCTTGAACAAACCTTCTTAGAGCAGTAAATCGTGGTGTAATGACATGCGCCCGCACGCATAACGTTAAAATTCTTGCACTACGGACGTTGTGAGTCACCGGCAGTCGATGATGGAAGCTTCTTGACGCAGTGTGTCCTGTCACAGTCTAGCACTCGCGCTGCACGCACGAAATACACTGACGCAATGGAACGTCACACTCCCTTCCTCGATGAGGCATGTCCGCTGAACTCTGCCAGCAACTACACTTGGTAACGACGCGCTTTAAGTCTTGTCAGCGTGGAGAATTGTTGTTGACGACGTCCACGTTTATCACGACCATCCCCTTTGTAAGAGGGTCCGGCACGGGTACGGAACAGTGTTCGGGAATGGGTACCGGTGCTCCGCCCCGGCTCTGCTTCAAATGAGCCTCTAGCGCCTTCTTGGACCACTTGCCCAACGCCTCACTGGCAAGACGGTCCCATTCGAGGCACGAGAAAGATGGCACCACCAAGTGTCCGCAGTTGAAGCACTGCTTGCGCACCACCTTGGGCACACCCAGCCTGCCCAGGTCGAAGAACACCTCGACGCCATCGTCCGTCCAGCGGTGGTCACAGCGGCGACAGTGCATCTGAGCACGGCCCACGGCCGAGGCCAGCTTGGCCCTCGCCGAGAGACTGTTCCGAGACCATCGAACCCTCTGGTAGGCCTTGACGCTGCTGTCAGCGCCTACGGCCCCTCCGTTGCAGACGCCGTTGGCTCCCGCTCCGAGCAGGGAGCTGGACGCGGCGATGGACTTGTGGACCGAATCCTTCACTGCTTTGGACACAGCGGGCTTGGGAGGCGTTGTGGTCCCTCTCTTTTCGCCCTGGGGAAGCGAGCCGTTGGCCGTAGTAACGCTGTGCTGGTCGACGCCGCTCGTCGAGCTTCCGGAGGCACCCATGGGCAGCGCACTCCTACTCCGAAGTCTCGGCGCCTTTTGCACTGCGGGGTGTATACCCTCCACCGCCGTGGACGCGAAGTGAGTGCCGTAGAGCACGTCGAGACCGCAGCGTGTTGCTCGGCTGGCGAGGCCGCGAGCTATCGGTGACCGTCGCCCTCTCGCATATCAGACTCTCGCGTAGCGATAAGGCGCCGCTGGTAATATATAGCGGAGAGATCTTCCTGTCTGTGCTCAGTGTACACTCTGGGACTCCACGAGCAAATGTGAAAGATCAGAATACTTATGCGGCTTGTTTAAGCAGACTGCGGTACACTTGGCGCGGCGGACCTACATGTACACATTACAGTGACGTCTCCCCACACCCCCtgcccatctctctctctctctctttctttttttttgtcgcattacAAGTGTTGTGTCTATGAGTCTGTAGACATAACATACTGAAGGCTTGCGGCAAATGCATGTACAGCTGCGTGTGCGCAGCCGCTCGCCACAGGAAATGGATGTTTTCAGCCTCCCCATGCTGGCGTTGCGTGAGCCGCTTCGTGGCCGTTGAGCGCAGTAAAGAGAGGATATCTGTAAATACCCAGCAGCCCCGTCTATTCCTTTGTGGTCTGACTTGTTACGCGGCGTAACGCCGTGAAGCCAGCCACCCAAGGGCGTAACACCTAGACTCACCGAAACACAAATTCCACGAAAGTAAAGTTGAACGTAAGGTGGCAGGAGAGTATCCAGAATTTTTCTTTTCCGTAGGGGGTTCAGTTACCCCACGCCCTtgcatgcatgttcgtgcgtgcgtttgtatgtgtgagtgtatacGTACATACACATCCGAAACCGAAAAATATCAGGGGATGGGGGGCGGGGAAGGTAGGGCATCCCCCCAGCCCtcacctggctacgccagtgtaaaGTGGGGACAGCTGGGCGATTTGGCGAGTAGCATTATAGCATTATTAAGCAACCCCAGGGACGCAGACAGAAAAGAATCGGCGAGGTGTAAGATGCATTATTGTTCATATCTTGCGTAAGTGCCATTGATTTGCCCTGCGCATCGAAGTGATGAAATTATACTCGCCTCTTGCTTCTCTTCTTCATACGCGTACAGTCGATCAAATTGGCTTTCCATATCCCTTCCTTTCTGATAAGCGTCTCTTTGATGATCGTAGCCTGCGAAGGTACCTGACCTTCATTCGCTAATCGGCGGCGTTGGCGATAAATAAAGCATAGCAACACGCCGACGGGGTATCGACTGATAACGGCATCTGATGCGCGCGGACGGTGGTACTGCGAAACCACTCGTACACGGCTGTGAATCTACGAGGCTTACGTCACCAgagcgcgtgtgacgtcagactAAAAGGAAGGGGCGTGACGTGTGCGGTACGAAAGGGAGGGTCGGGGGAGGGGGTTAAGAAAGAGATATGCGCTGTACGCCCCCACGTCACATGGTGGCACATCGCGTGTTTCCGACCTTGAGAGCTCGCAGAGCGTCATGATCGCGCGTAACTCTAGAAAGAGCAGTCGGCTCGTGTATCCAATACATATCTTTACGACATGCCGCGGAACACGAGAGACGCGAAAGAAAATACCGAACACGTGCGCTGACTGTATGGTTAACGTGTGCGTCCATGTGTGGCTTCTGGGAAGATAATATTATAATTTATGATGTTATACGGGCCGAtacagcgatatgattatgaggcacgtaggagggctgcggaaatttcgaccatctggggtttttGAACGTTCCCTGAGTTCGTACAGTACaagggtctctagcatttcgcctccatcgaatcgCAAccacagcggccgggattcgatcccgcgaccttcgggtcagcagtcaagcaccataagcactataCCATCGCAGCGGGTGGCTGTGGAAAAGTAACATTTAAATGTAGGGTTCACCACTAAAGAAGAAAATTTCTTGAAAAGTAAGCCATCAGGTGCGGCGGGCAGCCATAAGTATTAAGATGCTGTACATGATAGTTACATAACTTGGATTTACCAGTCAGTGTATTTTCCTGAAAGACCCTCGATATGGAGGGTATTACATGACgggtggatatatatatatatatatatatatatatatatatatatatatatatatatatatatatatatatatatatatatatatatatatatattgagagataTCTATTATTTACCGTATTTTAAATTGACATTGTTTACTCCACCCACCATGTAATACTCCCATGTCGAGCGTCTTTAGGAAAAATACACTGACTGATAAATGCAAAGGTTTTGTGATTCTCGTTAATTAACTATCATGTACAAGATCTTAATACTTATGGCTGCCCGCTGATGGCTTACTTTtcaataatttttcttttttcgtggtaAACCCTATATTTAAGTGTTACTTTTCTACAGCCACCCGctgcggtggtatagtggttatggtgcttgactgctgacccgaaggtcgattctgaagtctaatctggatGCTTCTATGTTATTACTAGGCTTTAGCTGGTGATGCTGGATTGTTTCTAGGTCGCTTCTTAGTGCAgaaagttaaaccacagacacccACAGGCAGGATACGATGTCCGAACTCCTGTGACAAAAGCTCGCGCTAAAATAGAGTGTCCGCACGTCCCgaatatctacgggcacgtcgtcgttcgcgtagggcttcatcacttcggtgtcttctcgcagccgccattgcctttcccgttccttagtGTTCTCTCGTTGGTGTACGTACCGCTGAATCACTcggtacagatgcttcagcgaagctgaaacgtgcggccacggtgtttatcactaggttaatcccgacggtttattaaagcttttctcaattactgattacatctgtctagaaatcttaattggtgtttgccgcacGTCTGTTCCCTCCATCATTTTTAGTGGAAcaggggtgagtagtgggatttgcccaatttctctggcacatacccgttcatgatgatgatagtttttgtacacaccaaagtttttacggcttgctcgaacagcttcgccgttattAACTTTTAAAGCAAAAAATGCTCCGATTACACTGATGAGTTGAAGATAGTCAGTTACGTGTTGTgcaaataatgaatgaatgaatgtgacctgtATTGAAATGAAAagacgactcttggtcgctgttggggataatGTGGGAAAGGGGTCAGGGGATTAAAGGGTGATGAGCATCTTCACATCATGCCTTCCTACGagtcagtcgacctctcctacaccactAGAAACAGAccactttgactaccgtatattgcgagagctttttgggcttcatCCGTGCCAGCGGGCAAATAATAATTGGCACGTTATGTCGACAATGACAGAAGGGAGCTCTTTCCAGTGTGTCGATCGAAGAAAAAAATGCTGAAAATGTTGATGTTCGAGCTTAATGAAAACTGCTGCGGGTGGCTTGTACTCAGTGATACGCGTCATTCGGGTTTTATGGAAGTTGGTTGATGCAAGTACGAATTGTCCAAAATTTATGGTAATGACAAAGAGGAGCAATGCGCCAACGCGTACCGAGGAATGGAAGGTTGGATAGTAGTTTTAGTGGCGCTGATGCCGTTTGAGTATGGAGTGTGAATTAACTGAGCTACTCCGTCTTCAACTGGTTCAGGAGCGGTAATGAGATATGCTTTACTGTACGTATTGCTATTCACGAACTGTAGCTGAATGGTTTGCAGAGCATATCCACTTCGAATGAAACCCGAGGGCTGTGCGGTTCTTGAGATACGGGCCATCCAACATGCGCTAAAAAACGCACTGTTGCTCCAGTTAATTTTTTTCAGCAAAACGTAGTTTTGCGCACACACTGAAGTCCAAAAGTGGTCGGAAGGTCCATGCATTTCGCGGCACTCTTTGTAAATGAATTTCTTATAACCAGCGTCACTCTGAAATTTCGTTCAAAGTGCCATGCGAACTCACCAGCCATAATTCGACGGCTGCAATCTGGGTTGTAATATATTAACGAAAACGTTAAGTTGTGAATCTTCGTTAATCAATTCCATTCATTTTATTGCACGCGCTGTAACATAACAGGTTGCCTTGCGTCATGATCTTGACACTTCTAGCCCTTGTATGTGCTCTTTGTCTATCTTTGATTTCTGTCGCTGATTATTACTTTTCGTTTTTTGCTGCATTCCTTCACCACTGTACATGcgggttttttatttattttttctgctCTTTGTGTACCAATAGGGTACATTTCAacaatgaattaatgaatgaatgaagtaaTGCACGTCATTTTATTGTTATTTTATGGACGTACGTTTCATCGTAGCAGGAGAAGTACAGCGTAGAGCGATAACTATTTCTCCCTCTGAGAATCATGAAAACGGCTCGTTGCttgaatctgaccttcaagctcagacAAGGTCAACGCCGCCGAAGAAGCTTCAGCGAAACACAAGGGCTGCGCGTTCGCGAAAACGGACAGTGGCTGAAGTTGAGTCTTTCGTGCGCCACcaccagaggcgctggctgcatcgAAGTTCACTACGCGTTCGTGCCTTGTGCTCCGACGGCGCCGCGCAGCGTCCGTGTGTTGTGTTGCGGCGCAATACGTCGGCTCCCTTGTCGCGTAGTGTAATTGAAGCGCGCAgacttctcgtcgtcgtcgcctaGACCAAGGCATGTAATAAAGTTGATTTTCTGTAAGCCGACGGTATCGTCCTTTCCCCAAAGCAAGCAGGCCCGATCTGTCGCCTGACAAACTTTGTTTAACCGCGTTGTCAGAGTGAAATTTTTTCAAACGAATTGTGTTTGATGCTCGCAAATCTCATCTTAAAATACTAATTAAAgtatttaaatgtaaacatttcgacagaaatctgtctggctgggtggaatatttaggagattaatatggctccagccaagtttaagagagcccgacgtaaGAGAGCAAGTGTTTCCCAGAAAGATtacgccaacataagaacgacgtcaggaagatggaaatgcaacgcagcgctcttgcagagcactgtgaaaagcacgaccataagatcgacttcgatggcgcttctgttctggaaacagaaaggaatctgggaaggaggctcttgctcgagtcgtggaacattcaaaacacgccggcaaatgtgaaccggtccctgggaacaatgccctcggtttacgtcacggaggaaggaaagagaggagagggcatgcccagccggcgcgctgcgggaaaagtgtggaggaaatgacgtcatggcggccatattcactgggcacaatggcggcgttttgTTATTgatgtggtgcggtgcggcatcgGTCCGGCGGTTCAGCGGCGGTGTGCGCGTTTTCGTGGGCCTCGCACCTAACCGTGGCGTGCTGCAGTTGTACGACAGCATCCATTCTTTGTGCCGCATTGTTAGCTACGCGGTGTTCTCCCGGTGGTGGCTGTAACCAGAATTCTGAACTAGAAAGCGTGGAACGAGCGCGCGTATACGTACTTACTTTGGATTTGCAGTGTCCAGCAAAATCATGCTGAAGAGCCATCATAGAAGATAGCAACTGTGCTCCAGAATCTGTTCAATGAATgccttgcaggtcagtgacaGTTATGCGGTGTTGGTAATTATGACAGCGGACGATGCATTTGCGGCCCGCAGGTCCTTATTCAAGGCTGTAATTGAATCTTGTTTTTCATGTTCCTTTACAGTTACAGCATGCTTGTGCGTATTAAATTACCTGTTctgcttcgcttaagatgctcgctTTTCGCAGTATTGTCTGTATTAGAGCAAAACTCGTTAAAATGTCTACTCACACCTGCACAAGGTCACCAGGTGCACCTCGTTGAATGCGCGTCGGACAAAGCCGTTCGAACGAtggtgaccaaattattttagaaCTCAAGACAGAAGGAGCAAAACACATTTTAATGAcacttatgacaagtacaagtacGGAGGAAAATTGTGAAGTACACATCGAGCAGTACATCTACAATTCAGTGACGTGCAAAAATATTTCACCACAAATATTTGTGACTATAGCAATCCGAAAAATCTGTCACGTTGTTagtctttaaaaacaaaaaagaatcacTTTTGTTGAGCACTGGCAGCATGTATTTCAAGCCTTCTTCTGGGAGGGTGTAGGTGTACCATTCAAATGCAAATTAGAGACTGAATACGGATGTAAGAAGCATAGGTCAGGAAAACTTGTGGAGCCCACTCAAACTCACTTATTAAATattttttgcgcttagggctcattcggactcacactcacgaaaattttcttcaaccggactcactcgaactcaaattCACCCCTCACAGCCTGATCCGAGTCTGACTAAGCTCCGAGTGAGTTTATTCATGAGTTAGCCTagaattagctttttcaaccatgctgtcactgctctttaacgccaatacctCACGTTATCGGTGCTCTTCCGGGCACCTTTTGATACAGTACCTTCGAATAGTGAGTGCTCGCAAACCAGTacagtcatttttcttgaaaggaTAAAAACATAAGATgtgtttatcaagaacttccctagAAGAGTTGGCGAGGTGGGTAGGTGAAGGCATCTCCATCCGCAAttcgcgcctctgatcaataaacatttAAATGGGGCATGAACGTCACTGCTTTGGAATAGgtttgagtagacgtgagtataaacgtgaattCAGGTaatgctgatagtaatgctgaagactaGTAGATAGCTCGGCAAAAACAGTGGAACTCACTCAagactcactaaagaaatatatcttgtgctttgggctcgctcagactcgccaaactttttTCCTGAGCCTAacttactcggactcacactcatgaaaattttcttcaaccggactcactcggactcaccaaaatattactcacgcagacttactcagactcactgctcgactctgagtgagtggactcatgagtgagttcgccaaCCTGTAGTAAGAAGTGGTGTGCAATATGAATACCAATACAATAGGGAGTACACACAAGTGTTAGACTTCTGTGGGCTTAATTCTGAGAGAAGGGCACATGATCATTtcagtgtaatgaacataaagTGTACCCAAAACACAGTTTTGGTGCATTACACCCATTCAGGTGTGGGATGCCATAGTCATTTCATCCAATTATAAACATATCCATTGATTAATTGTGCATTGAAACGAGAGGCAAGCACAGAACATCTCAGTATACTCAGCTGCATTTAGACGTTAGGGCATCACACATAAGAGCATCATCACACATAAGAAACATTAATTTGGACTACAAAAGCAGATAGCAGAGACATAGGGAAGATAGAAAAAACGATATTGTTACTTAGCCAATTAAATGTTCGAATGGAATGCTATTGCCCTTTAAACTGGGTCAGTTTTGTGAACATTTGGCGCACCTGACTGCTGTCAAAACTTTGCGTTGTCTGCTTACCGACATGATATAGGCGCACATTCAAGTAAGACTCTGCGACACTTCTTAAAAAATGGACATAGTGATTCTCCAGTGGTGAATTATCAAACATGTGTGTGCGCAGTTCTGCAAAGAGTTGTTTATGCTGCAGTGATTCAAGCACTTGGAGTACAAGGTCCTGCAAGAGTGATCTTGATGCTAACATCTTCATGTGCACAGCCCATCGAAGAAGAGATTCTGATttcttgcaaatttcaaggacaCTTTTAGATGGGTAGTGAAGCGCCCCCCTGCTTTTCCTTTGAATGAATGCAGTGTCTGCTGCACCTGAAGTGCTAAACAATGCTTCACTACAATGGGCACACATCAGCTTTGAGCCCAGCTCGTTTGCCACATAGCCAGCAATGTAGGCAACAGCCCGACTTCCAAAATCACTTATGTGTTCGAATGATGCACAGTAATCATGTTCGCTGACTACATAACTATGCTCAACGGTCTCTTCAGACAAGAGCTGCCTCCTCTGAATGGTGGcattcagcagttctgttgctGAATGCCTCTTGGTTGAGCTGCATGACAGTATAGTTATGCGGTCCAGCACTTGACAATTGCCAGAAACAACATCAGACAGTTCATTTTGGACGATCACTTTTTTAAATGCTGCTTGAAATTGTTGGGATGTCGGGTTGTCGTTGTGCCCTCCATGTGCTCTAATTAAgccaaaaaataattccaaatgATCCTGGCAAATTTTATGCCCAGGAATATACTTTAGCATCTTCTTTTTACAAATGAGAAAATCATACATGGCTAACAGACTGTTCATGCATATTATGAAGCCCAAAAAGCCAGTTTTCCGCCCCGTTTCTATTAAATTTCTTCTGTTTGCAGGCTCTTTCAAGAGGGAAAGGTATCGTATTGTGCTGTCAAACAATTCTTTGATGTTATTTACATTCTGTTCATTGACTGGTTTTTTCCACCCTCCCTGATGCATGCTGCGGGAATTGAGTATGTCAAAGAGGTTATTAATAATCACTAAAAATTCCTCAGTTGCCTCCGAATTTGCGAATCCTCTCAAGCACATTGCCCTACATTCAGCAATTGCTGTTGCCACGGATAGGCTCATCACCTGGGCTGCCAGACGGACCTTCATTGGTTGCCTTTGCCACTCGATGTGAGCCCTTCGCAACTTATTTGCCAGATGCACTCCCTCCTTATCTTGCAAGTCATGAAGTGCTTCTATGTGCGCCCACGATACAACTTTTCCATCCtggttaataaaatatttgtggtgtGCAAAGGCATTTCTCACCAGCGTTAGCATGTGGCAGGGATCAAGAAAAGCTGCAACTGGTTCGTTAGTAGCTGGGTGCTTGAAGGTGGTTGTTTGAAGGTTCTGAATATCTGCAAAATTGCAACCTAATTCTTGAAGCATTGCAATGTTAGCTGGCGCACCATCGCATGTCAGAGAAACAATCATGGCCCCTGCTTCATGAGCTGTCAGCAAGCTCTGCCTAACTAAGTTCGCTCGCTGCTCACCTACAAGCCCATCAACTAGGAAGTAGCCAAGAGGAACTTTCCAATGGCCATTAATGGAGACAGCCATTATCACGAAGGCGGCTTTTGCCTGTGTCAAGCAGTCACCTTCGGTTCCTGCGCCCATGTCTACATAGCCTTCAAAGTGACCACTTTGCCACTGTACCTGCTGTCTAATTGACATCTCGTCAACTATGAGGCTGCACACAGCTTGATGTCCTCGACTGCTAGTTTCTAAGCATTTCAATTTTAATGCAGTCACAGCCTCTTTAGAGAATCCCGCTTTTCCTTCAACACTCTCATACCATTTTCTTAATGTTCgagggtgtggcaggcatgtgtcaAAGACTTCCCTTACATATTGATATGCCCGAGGAGAGTAGAAGTTCAAGGTAAGAGCAAAAGCCCTTAGCTCAGGTGAATACTTTCGGGGGTGTTGTCCTGTCTGTTTTGCGATCTGTCGTTTCAAAAGATGCTGATTTGCTGCACCCAGAGTGTCAAGCACTGAAACCTGCTCTCTGAGCAAAATGTTTTCTTTGGTTAGTGTTTTCAAAACTGATTTCAATTCGGCGTTTTGTTTTTTAAGGCGCCTCTTGGACTGCTGAAGTCTTTTGATTGCTTTCCTTGATCTTTGCTGCTCTGAGGCAAGTCTTGCTGTGCGAGCTCGCAAAAAAGCCTTTTCAGGGGTGTCGACCTACAATGTAAAACCAGATAGAACAAAACACTAACTTGTCAGGTGGTAACGTGCGTCACTTGTAAAAGGCTGAAACACTTCTAATAACAATATGACTGAGCCAGGGAATTTGGACAAtgagccataatttttccttaTTCCTGCTCCTTCTGTTGACACTTGCACTTATGGTATTTAAAACATTCAAATGTAGAACAACCTTGTACTATCATATCTTGGTCGCCTCTAAAAAGACGTCATCGATATTAGCCAACCATTCTCTATAACTTGGAGCACAGGTCATTCGTCATTTAATATTGCAGTCATCAATTGATTTGTATGTCATGCAGATAAACATGGCATGTACAGTTTGCATGCGTTGCTTTGATCAAATTATGACTTTAACACCCTTTCTTGTCTTGTTATTTTATTAGTTTACTGAACTAAATATTGGGACTGGTTGTGCTACTCTTGATGTATACACGTGCATTGCTTTGGTCTGATAGCTTGCATTTGTTCATCTTCTTTACCTttgcctgctttctttttcttggtgtTTCAAATGGTGCCAGCATGTCTTCTGGCCTTTGTAATTCCTGTGGAAGTAGATGATACCATCTTAATAAAAAAACGGTTATTTGTAATTCTGACAATGCTGATATTCACAGGGGCTTGCATAGCCAGTTTTAAGAGGTACTGCTGCACACTTAATAGCATTTTGAACTATAATTGAACTATTAAAATAATTGAACTATACTGCTTCTCGAAAAATTGAGGTGGGCTAGTACATGCATTGCTTCTTATCAGGACACTGCAACCACATAACTAAAGGGAAAGTGCATATTATGTTAGTAAAGCCTCAGCTAGAGAAGGTATCACTTGGTATATCATTCAACATTTATGTCACGTGGAAGTGTGTGTTTACCTGCTCATGGGCCGGCTCCCATTGAATACCAGCAACTTGGCCGGATGGACCTGGTGTGGCGATGCTGGCCTGTGCTTCACTCTCCTCACCAATATCCATGGGAGTCTTTTAGAAAGAGCACGTGTTAGAAATTTTTACTTCTACATCAACTGTAACATCAGTTTACTTATAACAGAGGACAAGCATGCCTGATGAGTAGAACAGAGGTGAATTTTCACCTGTACAAGTGCTGGCTCGATGAAATGACTGGCACTTAGGTTGGAGGGATCTGGGTCAGCTAAACTGATTGGATCTGCACTTTCATGCTGTATATCCATGGCTTCCTAAAAGCAAGAATACCTATGCTATTCAGTGGTTTGCTCTTCAGCAAAGTGTTCAAAGCAGTGAGCTAGTGagcttaataataaaaaaacgagaGGGGAAAAGTGATGTGCACCTGTTGGAGTGTGGACTGCCCGTGGAAGCCTGCAGCTAAGTCAGGCGATGCAGGTGTGGAGAGGCAAGCTTCGAGGCCTTCATGAGAAGTTGCAGCAACCTGATAGTGATATATCACTGCTAGTTAAAAATGCCTTCATGAAAAGCTGTACAAAGCATTACAGATGAAGCGAGGCATTGAAACTGGAGGAATGAGTGCAATATAACTGTCATTCCTACAGTTTCTGCATATTGCTTTACTTGCATTGCATTGTACAAATACACATTGAATTCTAATGCACCAAGTACAACCACAATATTTTATTGTTGAGTGGCTGCTTCAAGCATAACTTGGCCTGTAAGCATATTATAATGATCAAGTGAAGTGCTTACCTGTGCAAGCAGCCGCAAGCCTTCAGCGCAACCTTGCATGAGCTGAGGGGAATCAAAGGATGAATCGGTGCTTGCTGCATCAGGTGCTCTATCACCTTGTTGTACTGGATGAGGTAGCTGGGGGATTAAAAACTTAGTATTACAATTGTAGATCggatgtaaaaaataaaacaagaaaagaaataacAATGGCACAGGGGTTGCATTACTTCATATCAATATAAATTAACCATGTATACGTGATGCAAGAGGCACTTACAAAACTCTTGCTTTTGATTACCACGTTTATCTAAATTTCTAGATGCTGGTTATGAAATTGCTAcctgtcacgagcgatagcagacgacgctcggtttgtgtctggcgcttt
Proteins encoded:
- the LOC119394304 gene encoding uncharacterized protein LOC119394304; amino-acid sequence: MGASGSSTSGVDQHSVTTANGSLPQGEKRGTTTPPKPAVSKAVKDSVHKSIAASSSLLGAGANGVCNGGAVGADSSVKAYQRVRWSRNSLSARAKLASAVGRAQMHCRRCDHRWTDDGVEVFFDLGRLGVPKVVRKQCFNCGHLVVPSFSCLEWDRLASEALGKWSKKALEAHLKQSRGGAPVPIPEHCSVPVPDPLTKGMVVINVDVVNNNSPR